A window of the Miscanthus floridulus cultivar M001 chromosome 14, ASM1932011v1, whole genome shotgun sequence genome harbors these coding sequences:
- the LOC136506127 gene encoding uncharacterized protein, whose amino-acid sequence MGVSTIHDLPDDSLRWILLRLASSLHPPTVVGQYHIHTSGDHRFVPSSSPIIDGSRFSVDDFLDKDNQYLRWHVADCHGGLVLLSMTYGPCAGSVPNLIVYGTREVFLLDGDDGRISVSNFKVLHRHLTVARAATSCVFSRGNAGEWGWRLLSRRLSDEDLYPCCSLYAAGRVDGSLYLGLLESSRIIAIDSTSLVFSMVDLPTRVDTSLFRRRSSSFTVVHGAGGLGPTLPQRASIVHVCGQKLELFRRVRGSGEWVLEHIIP is encoded by the coding sequence ATGGGGGTGAGTACCATCCATGACCTCCCGGACGACTCGCTCAGGTGGATCCTCCTCCGCCTCGCCAGCTCGCTCCACCCGCCCACCGTCGTCGGCCAGTACCACATCCACACCAGTGGCGATCACAGGTTCGTGCCCTCCTCGTCGCCCATCATCGACGGCAGCCGCTTCTCGGTCGACGATTTCCTCGACAAGGACAACCAGTACTTGCGTTGGCACGTCGCCGACTGCCACGGTGGCCTCGTCCTTCTCAGCATGACCTACGGGCCGTGTGCAGGCTCCGTGCCAAACCTCATTGTCTACGGCACCAGAGAAGTTTTTCTGCTTGACGGCGACGACGGCCGCATCTCCGTATCGAATTTCAAGGTGCTGCACCGCCACCTCACCGTCGCCCGCGCTGCCACCTCCTGCGTATTCTCCAGAGGTAACGCCGGGGAGTGGGGCTGGCGCTTGCTGAGTCGCCGGTTGTCAGACGAGGACCTATATCCGTGCTGCTCGTTGTACGCCGCTGGCCGCGTCGACGGATCCCTGTACCTGGGCTTGCTGGAGAGTAGTAGGATCATAGCCATTGACAGCACCAGCTTGGTGTTCTCCATGGTCGATCTGCCCACCCGCGTGGACACGAGTCTATTCCGCCGCCGTTCGTCATCGTTCACGGTCGTCCACGGCGCCGGCGGTCTTGGTCCCACTTTGCCGCAGAGGGCTAGCATCGTCCACGTGTGCGGCCAGAAGCTAGAGTTGTTCCGCCGGGTCCGGGGCAGCGGCGAGTGGGTGCTGGAGCACATCATCCCCTGA